One uncultured Carboxylicivirga sp. genomic window, TGGCGAAGCAATCAACAGTATTCGTGATGTATTGTGGATTGGATTATTACTTGCCATTATTATCACCATGCTGTTTTTAAAGTCATTCCGTAGCAGTGTTATACTATTAATTACCGTGCCTGTTTCATTGTTACTTACAATGATAATAATGTTCTCATTGGGGTATAATTTTAATATAATGACATTGGGAGCCATAGCAGCAGCCATAGGACTGGTTATTGACGATGCAGTTGTTGTGGTTGAGCAAATTCACCGGACACACGAAGAACATCCCGAATCAAAATACAAGGATTTGATACCAAAAGCAATGAAATATTTGTTGCCTGCAATGATTGGATCATCATTGAGTACATTGGTAATATTTTTACCATTCCGTATAATGTCAGGGGTTGCCGGGGCGTATTTTCAAATTATGACCAATACGATGATGATAACACTAATTGCATCATTTTTCGTAAGTTGGATTATCCTGCCAGTGCTGTATATTTTATTTTTTGGTGGGAAAAAGGAGAAAAACCTAAAACCTGTTGCTGTTCAAAAGAAAGGTTGGGTATTATACTTTGTAAAACGCCCTGTAATTAGCATGCTGTTTTCAATTCTTTTAATAGCATCCATGGTAATCATCTTCCCCAAATTACCATCCGGATTTCTGCCCGAAATGGATGAAGGTTCTATCGTATTGGATTTTGACAGCCCTCCCGGCACGTCTCTCGAAGCAACAGAAGATATGTTGGTTCAGGTTGATAAGATAATTGAAAACACACCAGAAGTAGAGTCTTTTTCACGCAGAACAGGTACACAGATGGGATTTTTTATAACAGAGCCAAGTCGTGGTGATTACCTTATTAAATTGAAATCAAACCGAACCTTGTCTACCGAGGAAGTTATCGATAATATTCGTAGGCAAATCGAAGAAAAACTTCCGGCTCTTATAATCGATTTTGGACAGGTAATTGGTGATATGTTGGGCGACCTAATGAGTTCTGTTCAACCTATTGAAATAAAACTTTTTGGTGATGATGAAAAGCAAATTCAAGAATATTCAAAAAGAATAGCTTCTATTGTTGAAAGTGTAAATGGAACAGCCGATGTATTCGATGGCATTGTCGTTGCAGGACCATCATTTACGGTTAAACCTAATTATGCCAGTTTAAAAGAATTCGGAATATCCCTTAATGATTTCCAGCTTCAGCTACAGACGCAAATTGGTGGTGTAAAGGCAAGTTCTGTTCAGGAAAAACTACGATTTTGTGATGTACGTATGGTTTATCCGGGATACGAGAAAATGGGGTATGACCAGTTAATGAATGCAAAAATTTTACTGACTGATGCAGCACCAGTTCCAATAAAACGCTTTGCAGCTATACAAGTATCAAGCGGAGTAGCTGAAATTAATCGGGAAAATCTTAAAAAAGTCGGCTACATAACAGCTCGTTTAAATAATCGTGATTTAGGAAGCACCTTAAAAGATATTCAATCGGAAATTAAACAGAATATTGCATTACCCACAGGAATGAACATAGAATATGGTGGTGCATATAAGGAGCAACAGCAAGCATTTAAAGAATTGTTTCTCATATTAGTGATGGCAATATTCCTGGTATTTACAATTCTACTATTCTTGTACCGCAAACTAAAAGTAGCATTGTTGCTAATATTCCTGATTTTGTTGGCTCCTGCGGGAAGTGCACTCCTTCTGTATTTATTGCATATACCGTTAAATGTGGGTAGTTATATCGGAATTATCATGATCATTGGAATTGTAGGTGAAGCAGCCATTTTTACTTATTTACAATATATCGAGGAACGTAAAAAAGGTGAGGATGTACACGAAGCAATCATTTATTCAATATCAATTCGCTTACGACCAAAACTTATGACTGCTTTAAGTGCAATTGTAGCCTTACTTCCGCTTGCCCTTGCTTTGGGTAGTGGCGCACAAATGCACCAGTCGCTAGCCATCGCTGTAATTGGAGGTTTATTAATTGCTCTGCCAGTTTTATTAATTGTATTGCCGTCCTTTTTAAATATGATTGAAAAATGACAATGTTGTTTTCCCTTTTGGGATGCACATATAGCAAACAAAATATTTGATTATAAATGTTGAGTCTTCAAAATTTCTTTAGAATCTCTACTGACATTATCAGAAAATGAATTGGGTAAATCTACAATAAATTAAACTGAGTGGTGATAATGGATTTTTATTGTTAGAAACCCAACATCTTTTCAAATATATCTTATTGTTAAGTTTATGATTATAACTTTTTTAAAATTAACGAACTGATAAAAAAATGTATCCCTGGTAACATTAAGGTAAAAATGGATTATATAATATTAAATTAATTAGATTCATGTTGTAAATTTATGAGATACACCTACATACTTTCACTACTATATTTATTTTTTTTAAGGAATACCTTGTATGGTCAAGATACAATTAATAATAATGCTGTTATTAAAAATAAATCAATTGAAGTTTTTTACCAAAATGGAAAGGTTTTACAAACCAATGATTTTGTTCGGGGAAATAATTCATTAAACGAATCTATTGATGGTTTTCATGCATTTTCGGCTCGATTTGCCTGGCAAACAACTGGGCAAAATATTTGGGAACAACTATATAACTATCCACAATATGGTTTAGGGATTTATACCGCAAGTTTTGAAAAGGTTCCTGAATTAGGGAATCCGATTGCAATTTATGGTTTCTTTACTTCCCCCTTTTACAACAATGAAAAGCTATCGATTAGTTACGATGCCAGTTTTGGAATTACCTTTAACTGGGAATCGTTTGAATTAGGGCAAAATCCGAATAATATAGCCATTGGAACTGAGCAAAGTGTTTATATTGATATAGGTTTAAAATTGGATTATCAATTTCTAAAAAGTTGGAAAATGGGTGCAGCTGTTAGTTTCACACATTTCTCCAATGGGGCACTTAAAAAACCTAACCAAGGGATAAACACATTTGCTCCCAAAGTTTATTTATCCTACGCCATAAAAACAACAGACGAAAACAAAATTATTAATGAAATTCCAGAATTTATTGATAAAAACAGCATAACAACCAGTTTCTACACTGGATGGAAAAATGTATTGTACTCGGGTGATGGAGTAGATTCAACAATAGCAAATAAAGGTGTGTATTATAATGTTTATGGATTATCTGCCACTTTCAATAGGCAGATCAGTTATAAATCCAAAGTAGGATTAGGTATAACTTTAGGTTATTTCGGTGCAGCAAATTCACATATTACAGCGGTCAATGGAGAACTTGAAGATAATGATGCCCCTTTAAAAGAAGGTTTTGAAGTTAGTATATACCCTTCCTACGAATTAGCAATCAACAAACTATCGCTAATATTGCAACCGGGCATCTATCTGTATAGGTTTAATTACAAGAATCAAACACCTATATTATACCAAAGAGTTGGATTAAAATATCATTTCTGGAAATCTGTTTTTGCTGGTATAAATCTTCATGCTAACAGTTTCTATATTTCAGATTACATCGAATGGAATCTGGGGTATACCTTTTAATAAACAACAGAGGGATAAAATTACAACTAAAATTTATTCAAATGATTTTAAAAACAATAATTAGTTTCTTGCTATTTTCATTTATTACTCAACAGGTCTTTTCACAATGCCCATCAGATACAATTGGATCAAATAATTATTTAAAATTTAAATATTCTTCCTTAATTATACCAAGTATTTTAATAGGCTACGGTGCAGTGGGAATAGAAAGCGACTTAATTAAAGAAGGAAATTTAGAGATTAAGGAAGAGATAAATGAACATATTGATAAAAGATTTTCAATCGATGATTTTTCACAATACGCTCCATCATTAGCCGTTTACGGTTTAAACGCAGCAGGGATAAAAGGTAAAAATGATCTACGAAATAGAACGATTATTTTAGCTTCATCTTTTTTATTAATGACAACTACAGTAAAAAGCCTAAAGTCTATTACAAAGGTGAAACGTCCAGATGGTAGTTCAAATAATTCATTTCCTTCTGGCCATACTGCAACAGCATTCGTTGGAGCGGAATTTCTGATGCAAGAATATAAAGATGTATCTATTTGGTATGGTATTTCGGGTTATATTGTTGCTACAGGAACAGGACTTTTTAGAATTTACAACGACAGACATTGGTTAACGGACGTTGCAGCTGGAGCAGGAATTGGAATACTTAGTACAAAAATAGCATATTGGATAAATCCTTTCATAAATGAGAAATTATTTAGAAATAGAAAGGCAAAACATCTAAATGCTCTTGCATATCCATTTTATAACGGAAAACAAATTGGATTTAGTTTTGCTTTGCACTTATAAGTTGGATTAAATAGACTATACAAAAACACTCCCGTTAGATTTCATCGAAACGAGAGTGTTTTGCTTTATACTAATTCTCATAAATACCATTTTCATTACCTAATGCCATTATCTTATTGAAATTAAAAAAGATGTATAACATGCAAAAATTAGATTTGTTATATCCGACATGTCCGAATCGGAATATCATAAACTGAATGAGTGAAAAATGGTCGTTGATAATTTTGAGTACACTCAACCAACAAGGAATTTTGCGTTATAAAGAGTTAAATTCTGAAATCCCCGATATTTCGCAGAAAATGCTCTCAAATACGCTAAAACAGCTGGAAGCTGATAAAATGATCACACCTAAAATGTACCCCGAGATACCTCCACGTGTTGAATATTCTTTGACTTCCACATGACAAAAACTAATGCCAGCGATTGGAATGATGGTTGATTGGGCATTGGAACATTTTAACGAAATTACCAAGTAAGAATCTGCAAATACTTCGAACTAAGAGCATGACACTCTATACAAACATTCATATAAATCATTCATTTTATGACAACTATACCTCTCTGCTTTTTTACCCAATCAATATAACGATAAAGGTTGCTTTACTAATATTTACAATTTTAAGAATATCGTTTATTGTTCTTGATTTATCTTGCCATAATTGGTAGCATGCGTATGCTGTTTTCTTACCGTTTGGAGAAAGTCCTTTTTTACGGCCTCCTATGCGCCCCTGCTCACGTGCTGCCTAGAGACCAGCTATCGTACGCTCCCGAATTAATTCTCGTTCAAACTCTGCAAAGCTTGCAAAAATATTAAAGGTTAAACGACCTTGTGCTGTAGTAGTGTCAATACTATCATTTAAACTAATAAACTCAACACCTCGTTCCCGAAAACCAGAAACCATTTCAATGAGATGTTTTAGAGATTTTCCTAGGCGATCCAATTTCCATACTACAACAATATCCCCTTCACGAGTATGTTCCAACATTTTTTCAAGTTCCGGACGTTCTTTTACTGCACTTTTTGTTTCCTGAAAGATTTTAGTACAACCTGTTTTATTCAATGCTTCAATTTGCATCTCCAAATTCTGATCTTTGGTAGATACTCTTGCATAACCAATTTTCATAACTGTCTCTTTTAAGCTTAAACTATGAGACACATTAATAAAACCAGTTTTTGAGACTGTCAAGGCCCAAATGGGATGCAGAAGGAGAAATTGTCTCAGTAAAAGGGTGGTTTTAAAATATCATCCAAGTATTTTTTCACATTGCATACATTCATTGTATATTTGTAATATAAAGTTCTCAATATCAGAAGAGACTATATCGAGACCTTGACTTTAAGTGCTTTACAACTATTTAAAACAAAATAGATTACGAAATTTAAAGAGTCCCTTCGGGATCACATAAAAGCCTGTATATCATGGATATACAGGCTTTTTTTTATTTTTAAATTGAAAATTAGTTAAACACAACGTTTTTAACAATCTTTCTGCTCTTTCTATTCGACTCTTTAATAGTTCATAATAAACTCAGTAAACTTGTTTATTCTAAATCTATTAATTTTTTAATTTGCTTAAATTTCTGTTTTTCAACTTAACAGTAAGCATGCTAGGTCCTGCGTAGTAACGAAATAAAACCAGATTTGAATATTTTAACTTACTAACTATTTCATCTGACAAGCTATAACTAAATCTTGTTATTTTATTATTGTTTTCAGAGTATCCTGTAACTATTGAAACAGAGGTTGAATCTGATGTTAAAATATTTTCTGTGTCTTCAGTAATACTTTTTGTATACTCATATTCAATTGCATCAATTAAAATTCCATTAGGGCGCACTGCTACAATCGAGGAAGTTGCTTCAGCCTATATTTTCTTAATGATGAACACATTTATCACTGGTCAGAAAATAGCCGTTGATGGAGGAATAATGTTAGCATAATTATAAATGAACAAAATGACTTTATATAATCTTGAATATTTTGATAAAAGATGTGAATTTGATTCAACTTACACTTTCCGTTTTAAATCTGATGAATCACTAAATTTCAACGCTGGCCAGTGGGTACACCTGGGGTTTCCTCAACCAAACCGTGATAAATCATTAGTAAGACATATGTCTTTTGCTTCTGCCCCATCTGATAAATACCTTGAGTTTACAATGGATATATCATCAAAGACTGCTTATAAACAAAAAATGAACAATCTTTTACCTGGTGATAGTGTAAAGGCCTTTAAGATAGTTGGGGAATTTCAGGTTTTGCCTCAACAAAAAGAGATAATGTTTATCACCGGAGGAATTGGTATAACACCGGTACGATCAATTATTCGCCAATTAAAGTATCAGCAATCAACAACAAACTGGACATTACTGCATGTTTCCAGAGGTTCTTTTTTATATAATGATGAAATATCAAAATATGATAACAAGCAAGTCAGGGTAAACAGAAGCGAATTGGAATTGATTTGGCCTGCAATAATTAAAAAACATGAGAGCACTCAATATTACATTAGCGGTTCTGAGCAATTTGTAAAAGGTATTTCTGAAAAACTCACTCATTCAGGTATCACCAAAAGTAGTCAGGTTGTTGAAAGCTTTCATTAAATAATAACATATTAAAACATAAAAGTATGAATATTAAAATAGGAATATTAGTAGGATCATTACGAAAGGCATCCTACTCAAAAATAATCGCCAGCGAAGTACTTAATATGGCCCCCGAGGGATATGAATTTGAAATAATATCATTAGATGATCTTACCATATATAACCAGGATTTTGATGATGAAAATAGGGTACCTGAAGCCTACACTATCTTTAGGGAATCAATTAAAGAAAAAGAAGGTATCATTTTTATAACACCAGAATATAATCGTTCGGTTCCAGGAGTATTAAAAAATGCTATAGATATTGGTTCAAGACCTTTTGGTAAAAGTGTGTGGAACGGAAAACCTGCTGCTATCATTAGTAATTCACCCGGAAATCTTGCCGCTTTTGGAGCCAACCATCATTTAAGACAAAGTCTGGTTGTATTAAATGTTCCTGTAATGCAGCAACCAGAAGTATACCTGGCTCACATTCAGGAGGTATTTGATGAATCCGGCAAAATTAAAGATGTGAGAACCAAGGAAGTACTTCAAAATGCTGTTAATTCATACATTAATTGGTTTGTTAAAAACAAATAAGTAACAAAATACTTAAACCAGGTAGTCATACAAACTCACAGTAAAATCCCAATAAATTGGGATTTTATTTCTTTTCGAATTGTGATTTCTTGCAATTCGAAAATGCATCTTAAAAGATCTAACATATTATCTTGTGAATTTCAGGATTTTGATTCTAATCCAAATGAAATTTTTATCCGTTCAATTGATGAAATTAAAGAACGGGCCGGTAAAATGCTGCATGTTCCTAAACGATTTAACTTCTACAAAATCGTTTATGTAACAAAAGGTGAAGGCTGGCATAAAGTTGACATGCACAATCATTATCTTACTTCTGAAACGATTTTACCCATTGGTATCAATACTTATCAATGTTTTTCAGATGTTGCTTCTCTGGAAGGTTTTGTTATTCACTTCACTCATAATTTCTTTGCTAAAGAAAGAGAGAATTATAATTACCTGTCAAATTATAATATCTTTTTAAATCCATCAATTATTAACTGTAACAAAGAGTTATCATTTGTTTTACATCAGTTAAGAAGTATTTATGAGGCAGAGCATAGCATTGAAAAATATGATCAAATAATAAATTATTTAAGGGTGTTATTGCTTAGTATTAGCATCAATAAACAAGCAAATGATCTGTCTACAGCTTCACCGCAATCTGAATTATATCAAAGATTTCAGTCTGTACTTGACAAACACATCAACTATTCAACAAAGGTTGTGGATATTTGTGATCATCTTCAAATAAATTCAAGAAAACTCAATACTGCTCTAAAAAGTATTACTGGTAAAGGTGTTAAGGAAGTCATTGATGAACGATTGATTCTTGAAATAAAGCGTTTACTCCTTTATTCAGATTTATCTGTAAAAGAAATTGCCTTTAAACTTGGTTTCGATGAAGCTGCCAATCTTACTAATTTTTTTAAAAGACACACCAATCAATCTCCTGTTAAATTCAGAGGTGTATGTAAAAAATCCGAAACTTATAATATTTAGACTATAATTTATAATATATTAATATTATATACTTCCGACATTTGCTTGTGTTTATTTAGTTTAAATATAATTAAGAAGTAATGTTGTCAAAATTCGTACGAATTGGATTGATAATCTGCATTATCTTTTCTTTTCATCCCAAATTATTTTCTCAGACTACTCATATAAAAGGTAGAGTTTATAATGATCAAATGGAGCCGGTACCTTTTGCGACCATTGCTTTGGAAAACGGTGAAGGAACTATTTGTGACGAGAATGGAAAGTTTGGTTTACATGCCTATGCAGTTAGCGACTTTAATTTAATTATTAGTGCCATTGGCTTTGAAACAGAAAGTATACGGGTAAAGCAAGATACAAAACCAGAATTCTTCCATATAAACCTACGCCCCAAGGTCACAAATCTAAATGAAGTGACTGTTGAAGCTCAATCTTTAGTTACTCAAATTAATCAGACGGCATATAATGTAATTGCTATTGATACAAAACAAATGCATAATGGTACTGATAATCTTGCCTCAGCACTAAAATCGGCACCTGGAATAAAGATTCGTGAATCAGGAGGTGTTGGCTCTGAAATGCAACTAACACTTGATGGTTTTACAGGAAAACAAGTTAAACTTTTTATTGATGGGGTGCCACAGGATGGAGTCGGACAATCATTTGGTTTAAATAACATTCCGGTAAATTTTGCTGATCGTTTTGAAATTTATCGGGGCGTTGTACCAGTTGGTTTTGGAGCTGATGCATTAGGTGGAGTAATTAACATTGTTACCAATAAACAAAAAAGAACCTTTTTAGATGCCTCCTATTCTTACGGTTCATTTAATACTCATAAATCAAATGTTAGTTTTGGAAAAAATACTGATAGTGGATTCTTGTTTGAGTTTACTTTTTTTCAGAATTACTCAGATAACAGTTATCGCATTTACACCCCGGTAAAAAACTTTGAAACAGGCGTTTGGGATAGCTCAAAACCAGAATGGGTAAAAAGATTCAACGACAATTATCATAACGAAGCAGTTATAGCTAAAGTAGGCATAACAAATAAATCATTTGCAGACCGCATTGTTTTGTCATTAACGCTTTCTCAAAATGAAAAAGAAATACAGAATGGCGTTGTTCAAGAGATTGTTTTTGGTCAAAAGCGAAGAGAAGGTAGTTCTATTATGCCTTCATTGGAATATTGTAAGAAGGACCTGTTTGTAACGAATTTGGATGTAACATTAACAGCAAACTTAAACATTAATGAATTTCACAATATAGACACTTCTGCATATGAATTTAATTGGCTGGGAGATAGCAGATATACAGGGAATCTAGGTGAACAAACCTATCAGGATAGCGAATTTGAAAACATTAACAAGAATAGCACATTTACAGGGCGATACACCCTTAATAATTGGCATAACTTTGTGTTTAACAATGTTTTTACTGGTTTTACACGCGAATCGGTTTCACAACCTGACCCTGAATTAACAACGGTTAGTGATGCCACTTTAATGGATAAAGTATCTCGTAAAAACATAAGTGGTCTGTCGTACCGATATAATCATAAAGATCACTGGAATTTGTCGCTGTTTGGTAAATATTACAATCAATATGCCAGTGGTCCGAATAATGTAGGTACAGGAAACAGTACAATAATAGAAAAAGGGAATACGAACGTTGGTATTTTCGGGTATGGTGCAGCAGCCACTTATTTATTTATGAAAGCTTTTCAACTGAAGATTTCAGCTGAGAAAGCAGTGCGTCTTCCAACAGCTGATCAATTATTTGGTGATGAAGATCTAGAATTGGGAGCATCTAGCCTTAAACCTGAAAAGAGCGATAATTTCAATGCCAGTTTATCTTACAAACTTGAGTTTGGGAAACATGCTATTTATACCGAAGGAGGACTTATATACCGTAATACAAGAGATTATATTCGCCGTACAATTGAAAAATTAAGTGGTGGTTTACAGGCTGGATCTCACGTTAATCATGGTCGTGTGGTAACAAAAGGTGTAAATGCATCCTTGAGATAT contains:
- a CDS encoding efflux RND transporter permease subunit, producing MRKNSFYTLYKNPLSVVGFIVIIAGIFAYTKMKVELLPNVTFPKIKVIADNGEQPVENMLIGVTRPLEEAIKTSENLELLQSTTSRGSCEISAFFKWSADINLARQQIEAAISQVRSELPASLKIEVEKMNPSILAMAGFSLEGNLSPVELKTLATYTVKPYLEQIQGVRQVAVTGGRDKEYQVVLTRDKLTQLGITPVVIYDVLSSANFIEAAGYANESNRLYLTITDASIRNVEELENTVIKNSSSGKILLKDISDIRITGQLEYVKIKANGKDVPLVAVMKQPEANLSDVNVQLQQRIYDLNNSMLPKGITLRPYYNQADFVGEAINSIRDVLWIGLLLAIIITMLFLKSFRSSVILLITVPVSLLLTMIIMFSLGYNFNIMTLGAIAAAIGLVIDDAVVVVEQIHRTHEEHPESKYKDLIPKAMKYLLPAMIGSSLSTLVIFLPFRIMSGVAGAYFQIMTNTMMITLIASFFVSWIILPVLYILFFGGKKEKNLKPVAVQKKGWVLYFVKRPVISMLFSILLIASMVIIFPKLPSGFLPEMDEGSIVLDFDSPPGTSLEATEDMLVQVDKIIENTPEVESFSRRTGTQMGFFITEPSRGDYLIKLKSNRTLSTEEVIDNIRRQIEEKLPALIIDFGQVIGDMLGDLMSSVQPIEIKLFGDDEKQIQEYSKRIASIVESVNGTADVFDGIVVAGPSFTVKPNYASLKEFGISLNDFQLQLQTQIGGVKASSVQEKLRFCDVRMVYPGYEKMGYDQLMNAKILLTDAAPVPIKRFAAIQVSSGVAEINRENLKKVGYITARLNNRDLGSTLKDIQSEIKQNIALPTGMNIEYGGAYKEQQQAFKELFLILVMAIFLVFTILLFLYRKLKVALLLIFLILLAPAGSALLLYLLHIPLNVGSYIGIIMIIGIVGEAAIFTYLQYIEERKKGEDVHEAIIYSISIRLRPKLMTALSAIVALLPLALALGSGAQMHQSLAIAVIGGLLIALPVLLIVLPSFLNMIEK
- a CDS encoding acyloxyacyl hydrolase, whose translation is MRYTYILSLLYLFFLRNTLYGQDTINNNAVIKNKSIEVFYQNGKVLQTNDFVRGNNSLNESIDGFHAFSARFAWQTTGQNIWEQLYNYPQYGLGIYTASFEKVPELGNPIAIYGFFTSPFYNNEKLSISYDASFGITFNWESFELGQNPNNIAIGTEQSVYIDIGLKLDYQFLKSWKMGAAVSFTHFSNGALKKPNQGINTFAPKVYLSYAIKTTDENKIINEIPEFIDKNSITTSFYTGWKNVLYSGDGVDSTIANKGVYYNVYGLSATFNRQISYKSKVGLGITLGYFGAANSHITAVNGELEDNDAPLKEGFEVSIYPSYELAINKLSLILQPGIYLYRFNYKNQTPILYQRVGLKYHFWKSVFAGINLHANSFYISDYIEWNLGYTF
- a CDS encoding phosphatase PAP2 family protein — protein: MILKTIISFLLFSFITQQVFSQCPSDTIGSNNYLKFKYSSLIIPSILIGYGAVGIESDLIKEGNLEIKEEINEHIDKRFSIDDFSQYAPSLAVYGLNAAGIKGKNDLRNRTIILASSFLLMTTTVKSLKSITKVKRPDGSSNNSFPSGHTATAFVGAEFLMQEYKDVSIWYGISGYIVATGTGLFRIYNDRHWLTDVAAGAGIGILSTKIAYWINPFINEKLFRNRKAKHLNALAYPFYNGKQIGFSFALHL
- a CDS encoding winged helix-turn-helix transcriptional regulator, whose product is MSEKWSLIILSTLNQQGILRYKELNSEIPDISQKMLSNTLKQLEADKMITPKMYPEIPPRVEYSLTST
- a CDS encoding recombinase family protein; amino-acid sequence: MKIGYARVSTKDQNLEMQIEALNKTGCTKIFQETKSAVKERPELEKMLEHTREGDIVVVWKLDRLGKSLKHLIEMVSGFRERGVEFISLNDSIDTTTAQGRLTFNIFASFAEFERELIRERTIAGL
- a CDS encoding SDR family oxidoreductase gives rise to the protein MSSVILFVYSYSIASIKIPLGRTATIEEVASAYIFLMMNTFITGQKIAVDGGIMLA
- a CDS encoding FAD-dependent oxidoreductase, with the protein product MTLYNLEYFDKRCEFDSTYTFRFKSDESLNFNAGQWVHLGFPQPNRDKSLVRHMSFASAPSDKYLEFTMDISSKTAYKQKMNNLLPGDSVKAFKIVGEFQVLPQQKEIMFITGGIGITPVRSIIRQLKYQQSTTNWTLLHVSRGSFLYNDEISKYDNKQVRVNRSELELIWPAIIKKHESTQYYISGSEQFVKGISEKLTHSGITKSSQVVESFH
- a CDS encoding NAD(P)H-dependent oxidoreductase, which codes for MNIKIGILVGSLRKASYSKIIASEVLNMAPEGYEFEIISLDDLTIYNQDFDDENRVPEAYTIFRESIKEKEGIIFITPEYNRSVPGVLKNAIDIGSRPFGKSVWNGKPAAIISNSPGNLAAFGANHHLRQSLVVLNVPVMQQPEVYLAHIQEVFDESGKIKDVRTKEVLQNAVNSYINWFVKNK
- a CDS encoding helix-turn-helix domain-containing protein; this translates as MHLKRSNILSCEFQDFDSNPNEIFIRSIDEIKERAGKMLHVPKRFNFYKIVYVTKGEGWHKVDMHNHYLTSETILPIGINTYQCFSDVASLEGFVIHFTHNFFAKERENYNYLSNYNIFLNPSIINCNKELSFVLHQLRSIYEAEHSIEKYDQIINYLRVLLLSISINKQANDLSTASPQSELYQRFQSVLDKHINYSTKVVDICDHLQINSRKLNTALKSITGKGVKEVIDERLILEIKRLLLYSDLSVKEIAFKLGFDEAANLTNFFKRHTNQSPVKFRGVCKKSETYNI
- a CDS encoding TonB-dependent receptor, with the translated sequence MLSKFVRIGLIICIIFSFHPKLFSQTTHIKGRVYNDQMEPVPFATIALENGEGTICDENGKFGLHAYAVSDFNLIISAIGFETESIRVKQDTKPEFFHINLRPKVTNLNEVTVEAQSLVTQINQTAYNVIAIDTKQMHNGTDNLASALKSAPGIKIRESGGVGSEMQLTLDGFTGKQVKLFIDGVPQDGVGQSFGLNNIPVNFADRFEIYRGVVPVGFGADALGGVINIVTNKQKRTFLDASYSYGSFNTHKSNVSFGKNTDSGFLFEFTFFQNYSDNSYRIYTPVKNFETGVWDSSKPEWVKRFNDNYHNEAVIAKVGITNKSFADRIVLSLTLSQNEKEIQNGVVQEIVFGQKRREGSSIMPSLEYCKKDLFVTNLDVTLTANLNINEFHNIDTSAYEFNWLGDSRYTGNLGEQTYQDSEFENINKNSTFTGRYTLNNWHNFVFNNVFTGFTRESVSQPDPELTTVSDATLMDKVSRKNISGLSYRYNHKDHWNLSLFGKYYNQYASGPNNVGTGNSTIIEKGNTNVGIFGYGAAATYLFMKAFQLKISAEKAVRLPTADQLFGDEDLELGASSLKPEKSDNFNASLSYKLEFGKHAIYTEGGLIYRNTRDYIRRTIEKLSGGLQAGSHVNHGRVVTKGVNASLRYNWSKNISMGGNFSYLNIRDKEKYVEAGSLQESTTYNVRIPNKPYLFSNMDICWKLFDFMGSDNELTLMYDHSYVHSFPLYWENHGSSNKKRVPNQFSHNLSVTYSMKEGEYNFSFECKNITDERLYDNFSLQKPGRAFYGKIRYYIKNN